In endosymbiont of unidentified scaly snail isolate Monju, the following are encoded in one genomic region:
- a CDS encoding NAD(P)(+) transhydrogenase (Re/Si-specific) subunit beta: MSANTQAQAYLVSAVLFILSLKGLTHPASARRGNFLGMIGMVIAIVATLMGSEVQSYGFIVAGVLVGAVIGGVLAARVQMTAMPQLVAALHSFVGMAAVLVAVGTFINRQITGDLNAVLMSELSAGIVIGAITFSGSVIAFGKLQGLLSGAPVRFTGQHALNAAIGVVTLLLAIHFAMTGSMLSLTVMTLLSFVLGFTLIIPIGGADMPVIISMLNSYSGWAAAATGFTLHNNLLIIVGALVGFSGAILSYIMCRAMNRSIINVVFGGFGSDAGGGPASAGAVAADKGVKSASVEDAIYWMEDANRVIVVPGYGMAVAQAQHALKELMEMLEERGVEVKFAIHPVAGRMPGHMNVLLAEADIPYDHVFEMDDINPEFASTDVVLVVGANDVVNPAARTDQSSPIYGMPILEAGKAQHVYFLKRSMRPGYSGVDNLLFYQDNVSLIFGDAKDTIEGMVTALKGSAH; this comes from the coding sequence ATTTCAGCCAATACCCAGGCCCAGGCATACCTGGTCTCGGCGGTCCTGTTCATCCTGTCGCTCAAGGGGCTGACCCATCCGGCCTCGGCGCGACGGGGCAACTTCCTGGGCATGATCGGCATGGTGATCGCCATCGTCGCCACCCTGATGGGCAGCGAGGTGCAGTCCTACGGATTCATCGTCGCCGGCGTGCTGGTCGGCGCGGTGATCGGCGGCGTGCTGGCCGCGCGTGTGCAGATGACCGCCATGCCGCAGCTGGTGGCGGCCCTGCACAGCTTCGTCGGCATGGCCGCGGTGCTGGTGGCCGTCGGTACCTTCATCAACCGCCAGATCACGGGTGACCTCAATGCCGTGCTGATGAGCGAATTGTCGGCTGGCATCGTGATCGGTGCCATCACCTTCTCGGGGTCGGTGATCGCCTTCGGCAAGCTTCAGGGCCTGCTCTCCGGCGCCCCGGTGCGCTTCACGGGCCAGCACGCATTGAACGCCGCCATCGGCGTGGTCACCCTGCTGCTGGCGATCCACTTCGCCATGACCGGCTCCATGCTGTCGCTCACCGTCATGACCCTGCTGTCCTTTGTGCTGGGCTTCACGCTCATCATCCCGATCGGCGGGGCCGACATGCCGGTGATCATCTCCATGCTCAACAGCTACTCGGGCTGGGCCGCGGCAGCCACCGGTTTCACCCTGCACAACAATCTGCTGATCATCGTCGGCGCACTGGTCGGCTTCTCGGGGGCCATCCTGTCGTACATCATGTGCCGCGCCATGAACCGCTCCATCATCAACGTGGTGTTTGGCGGTTTCGGCAGCGACGCCGGGGGTGGCCCGGCCAGTGCCGGCGCGGTGGCGGCGGACAAGGGCGTCAAGTCGGCCTCGGTGGAAGACGCCATCTACTGGATGGAAGACGCCAACCGTGTCATCGTGGTGCCCGGTTATGGCATGGCCGTGGCCCAGGCCCAGCACGCGCTCAAGGAGCTGATGGAAATGCTCGAGGAGCGGGGCGTGGAGGTCAAGTTCGCCATCCACCCGGTGGCCGGCCGCATGCCCGGGCACATGAACGTGCTGCTGGCCGAGGCGGACATCCCCTACGATCACGTCTTCGAGATGGACGACATCAACCCCGAGTTCGCCTCCACCGACGTGGTGCTGGTGGTCGGCGCCAACGACGTGGTCAATCCCGCCGCGCGTACCGACCAGTCCAGTCCCATCTACGGCATGCCCATCCTCGAGGCCGGCAAGGCACAGCACGTGTACTTCCTCAAGCGTTCCATGCGACCGGGCTATTCCGGCGTGGACAACCTGCTGTTCTACCAGGACAACGTCTCGCTGATCTTCGGCGACGCCAAGGACACCATCGAGGGCATGGTCACCGCGCTCAAGGGCAGCGCTCACTGA
- a CDS encoding HAD-IIA family hydrolase has protein sequence MGFRPRGLLLDMDGVLYHGSRLLPHARRFLEATAHLPRVFVTNNPIRTPVEVADHLAALGLPRSDPADVLTSGVATARWLARERPGFRFFAVGADGLHRVLAEHGTEDAENAEFVVVGEGPGLDYDTLSRGIDLIRNGATLVSTNPDPSVDAVVAGRHRVLPGGGALVAPFEVATGLRATTIGKPEPLLFVMALERLGLSAAECVMVGDRPDTDIAGAARVGLRCALVRTGRFLPGASWPAGEPPPDWDVPDLRSLLLRWWRDGVLEQR, from the coding sequence ATGGGTTTCCGGCCCCGGGGGCTGTTGCTGGACATGGACGGGGTGCTGTACCACGGCAGCCGGCTGTTGCCTCATGCCCGGCGCTTTCTCGAGGCCACGGCGCATCTGCCGCGGGTGTTCGTCACCAACAATCCCATCCGTACCCCCGTGGAAGTGGCCGACCACCTCGCCGCGCTGGGCCTGCCACGATCCGATCCGGCGGATGTGCTGACCAGTGGCGTGGCCACCGCCCGCTGGCTGGCGCGCGAGCGACCGGGGTTTCGTTTCTTTGCCGTAGGTGCGGATGGTCTGCACCGGGTGCTGGCCGAACACGGTACCGAGGATGCCGAAAACGCCGAGTTCGTGGTGGTGGGCGAGGGGCCGGGACTGGACTATGACACGCTCTCCCGCGGCATCGATTTGATCCGCAACGGTGCGACCCTGGTCTCGACCAACCCCGACCCCAGCGTGGATGCGGTGGTGGCGGGCAGGCACCGCGTGTTGCCGGGCGGGGGCGCCCTGGTTGCGCCTTTCGAGGTGGCAACCGGTCTGCGGGCCACCACCATCGGCAAGCCCGAACCCCTGCTGTTCGTTATGGCGCTGGAACGCCTGGGGCTGTCGGCGGCCGAGTGCGTGATGGTCGGCGACCGGCCGGATACCGATATCGCCGGGGCGGCGCGCGTCGGACTGCGCTGTGCGCTGGTTCGCACTGGGCGATTCCTGCCGGGGGCATCCTGGCCGGCGGGGGAACCCCCACCCGATTGGGATGTCCCTGATCTGCGATCGCTGCTGCTGCGCTGGTGGCGGGACGGGGTTCTGGAGCAGCGGTAA
- a CDS encoding proton-translocating transhydrogenase family protein, with protein MPDTLLALYVFVLACFIGYFVIWGVTPALHTPLVALTNAISGIVIIGALLVAGAEEASGLTEIMGFFAVLLASINVFGGFLVTKRMLAMFKKKKK; from the coding sequence ATGCCTGACACACTCCTAGCACTGTATGTATTCGTCCTGGCCTGTTTCATCGGCTATTTCGTGATCTGGGGCGTCACTCCGGCGCTGCACACGCCGCTGGTGGCGCTGACCAATGCCATCTCGGGCATCGTCATCATCGGCGCGCTGCTGGTTGCCGGTGCCGAGGAGGCCTCGGGCTTGACCGAGATCATGGGCTTCTTCGCGGTCCTGCTGGCCTCGATCAACGTCTTCGGCGGCTTCCTGGTAACCAAGCGGATGCTGGCGATGTTCAAGAAGAAAAAGAAGTAA
- a CDS encoding NnrS family protein, which yields MLQIDPRTPPPSFALFQLGFRPFFSGAALFGITAVGLWMATYVFGRHASPPALPPVVWHGHEMVFGYAMAVVAGFLLTAVSNWTGQPSLKGPSLAVTFALWLGARVAFYVPGNGLWLAAAADLAFLCALLYGVARPVLRVRQWKQVGILAKLMLMLAASASFYAGALGYLAEGIQWGLYGGLYLILALVFMMARRVVPFFIERGVDEDFVPRNRRWLDIASLFGVLVWAVFEVFLPGQTMVIGLLSLPLFCMHALRLVDWHTPGIWRKPLLWSLFLGYGALVAGFGLRVLSVWGEVSPFIALHAFAYGGIGMMTLGMMSRVALGHTGRNVFSPPPAIRWFLGLLAAGALSRVLLPLLDGAHYTLWIGLSQTLWMLAFAHFALIYLPMLARPRVDGRPG from the coding sequence ATGCTGCAGATCGACCCCCGTACCCCGCCGCCGAGCTTCGCCCTGTTCCAGCTCGGCTTCCGACCCTTCTTCAGCGGCGCGGCCCTGTTCGGCATCACCGCCGTCGGCCTGTGGATGGCGACCTATGTCTTCGGACGCCATGCCTCGCCTCCGGCGCTGCCGCCGGTGGTCTGGCACGGTCACGAGATGGTCTTCGGCTACGCCATGGCGGTGGTGGCCGGCTTCCTGCTCACTGCGGTGAGCAACTGGACCGGCCAGCCCAGCCTCAAGGGCCCCTCGCTGGCCGTCACCTTTGCCCTGTGGCTGGGCGCGCGGGTGGCCTTCTATGTCCCCGGCAACGGGCTATGGCTGGCCGCAGCGGCCGACCTGGCGTTTCTGTGCGCCCTGCTCTACGGCGTGGCCCGCCCGGTGCTGCGAGTACGGCAATGGAAACAGGTCGGCATCCTCGCCAAGCTGATGCTGATGCTGGCCGCCAGCGCCAGCTTCTACGCCGGCGCGCTGGGCTACCTGGCCGAAGGCATCCAGTGGGGGCTCTATGGCGGGCTGTACCTCATCCTCGCACTGGTATTCATGATGGCTCGCCGGGTGGTGCCGTTTTTCATCGAACGCGGCGTGGACGAGGACTTCGTCCCGCGCAACCGCCGCTGGCTGGACATCGCCAGCCTGTTCGGTGTGCTGGTCTGGGCGGTGTTCGAGGTCTTCCTGCCGGGGCAGACAATGGTCATCGGCCTGCTCAGCCTGCCCCTGTTCTGCATGCATGCCCTGCGCCTGGTCGACTGGCACACCCCCGGCATCTGGCGCAAGCCGCTGCTGTGGTCACTATTCCTGGGCTATGGCGCGCTGGTGGCCGGCTTCGGCCTGCGCGTGCTCTCGGTATGGGGCGAGGTCTCCCCCTTCATCGCCCTGCACGCCTTCGCCTACGGCGGCATCGGCATGATGACCCTGGGCATGATGTCGCGGGTCGCCCTGGGACACACCGGGCGCAACGTGTTCTCGCCACCACCGGCCATCCGCTGGTTCCTGGGACTGCTCGCCGCCGGCGCGCTGAGCCGGGTGCTGCTGCCACTGCTCGACGGCGCGCACTACACCCTGTGGATCGGGCTTTCGCAGACGCTGTGGATGCTGGCCTTCGCCCACTTCGCACTCATCTACCTGCCGATGCTGGCACGCCCCCGCGTCGACGGTCGTCCTGGCTGA
- a CDS encoding sensor histidine kinase, translating to MISLRRQLWRSGVLVVVLLSLVFWGAGRWAMHDGVVTLIGSRLQHDAETLVSALDWSTGRLVFDEHVLAGPYLQPRSGHYYVVRVDERRFQSRSLWDEDLPLRPLRSGEVETAVVAGPGGKLVLLRQAAYRKQGHLIWAVVAEDIEPLEEAMERLDLVFVVITLLAALILLLLQRWHIRRALRPLAGVRRQLDELAEGGRECIDQPVPEEIQPLIDALNRMVRSLHQRLQRSRNGLGDMAHALKTPLNLLMQDIASVAPDALRERLKGQASRIGEIVERELRRARIAGSGPTGEQWQPGSDLQDLVEVLGRIHEQVAIELVVPETLRELPLDREDMLELVGNLLDNACKWAASRAVLRLSIEQGSFLPVIEDDGPGVPGPQRERLLERGRRLDERVEGHGLGLSIVREIVDSYDGRLELDDSELGGLRVVVRLPF from the coding sequence CCATGCACGACGGTGTGGTGACCCTGATCGGCAGTCGTCTGCAACATGACGCCGAAACCCTGGTCTCGGCGCTCGACTGGTCCACCGGGCGGCTGGTGTTCGATGAACATGTGCTGGCCGGTCCCTACCTGCAGCCCCGTTCGGGGCACTACTACGTGGTGCGTGTCGACGAGCGCCGCTTCCAGTCGCGTTCGCTCTGGGACGAGGACCTGCCGTTGCGTCCTCTGCGATCCGGCGAGGTGGAAACGGCCGTGGTAGCGGGACCGGGTGGCAAGCTGGTATTGCTGCGACAGGCGGCCTACCGCAAGCAGGGACATCTTATCTGGGCAGTGGTGGCTGAAGACATCGAGCCGCTGGAAGAGGCGATGGAGCGGCTCGACCTGGTGTTCGTGGTCATCACGCTGTTGGCGGCATTGATATTGCTGTTGCTGCAGCGCTGGCATATCCGTCGCGCGCTGCGTCCGCTGGCCGGCGTGCGGCGACAGCTCGACGAGCTTGCCGAGGGCGGGCGCGAGTGTATCGACCAGCCGGTTCCCGAAGAGATTCAGCCCCTGATCGACGCGCTCAACCGCATGGTGCGCTCGCTGCACCAGCGCCTGCAACGCTCGCGCAATGGCCTGGGCGATATGGCGCACGCGCTGAAGACGCCGCTGAACCTGCTGATGCAGGACATCGCCTCGGTGGCACCGGATGCCTTGCGCGAGCGCCTGAAGGGACAGGCCTCCCGCATCGGCGAGATCGTGGAACGCGAACTGCGGCGTGCGCGCATCGCCGGCAGCGGACCGACCGGCGAACAATGGCAGCCGGGTTCCGATCTGCAAGATCTGGTCGAGGTGCTGGGACGCATCCATGAACAGGTCGCCATCGAGCTGGTCGTACCCGAGACCTTGCGTGAACTGCCGCTGGACCGGGAAGACATGCTCGAACTGGTCGGCAATCTGCTCGACAACGCCTGCAAGTGGGCGGCCTCGCGTGCCGTGCTGCGCCTGTCGATCGAGCAGGGCAGTTTCTTGCCCGTCATCGAGGACGATGGTCCGGGTGTGCCCGGGCCGCAACGCGAACGCCTGCTCGAACGCGGCCGCCGTCTCGACGAGCGGGTCGAAGGACACGGCCTGGGTCTGTCCATCGTGCGCGAGATCGTCGACAGCTACGATGGCCGGCTCGAACTCGATGACAGCGAACTGGGCGGTCTGCGCGTGGTGGTGCGCTTGCCATTCTGA
- a CDS encoding TatD family hydrolase: protein MELFDTHCHLDVAAFDPDRDSVLAAARAAGVRHLLIPAITRAGWEGVWALCAGDPDLYPAIGLHPVLLEEHDPQQDLLALEDFVRERRPAAIGEIGLDFQLRELDRARQQALFEAQLAIAEREGLPVVVHVRKAHDAVLATLQRYKLPGGVCHAFNGSLQQAARYRELGFRLGFGGMLTLPNARHLRELATRLPLSDLVLETDAPDMSGAAHRYQRNSPQWLPEVLDVLAELRPETREAIARQTSANALAVLAAGRVGA from the coding sequence ATGGAACTGTTCGATACCCATTGCCACCTGGACGTTGCGGCCTTCGATCCCGACCGCGATAGCGTGCTGGCCGCCGCGCGCGCCGCCGGGGTGCGTCACCTGCTGATTCCCGCCATCACGCGTGCCGGCTGGGAGGGCGTGTGGGCGCTGTGCGCCGGCGATCCCGACCTGTATCCGGCGATCGGCCTGCACCCGGTACTGCTCGAGGAACACGATCCGCAACAGGACCTGCTGGCCCTGGAAGACTTCGTGCGCGAACGCCGGCCGGCGGCCATCGGCGAGATCGGACTGGACTTCCAGCTGCGCGAGCTCGACCGTGCACGCCAGCAGGCCCTGTTCGAGGCCCAGCTCGCCATTGCCGAGCGCGAAGGGCTGCCGGTGGTCGTGCATGTGCGCAAGGCACACGATGCGGTGCTCGCCACCCTGCAACGCTACAAGCTGCCCGGGGGGGTCTGCCATGCCTTCAACGGCAGTCTGCAACAGGCGGCCCGCTACCGCGAGCTGGGCTTTCGCCTGGGCTTTGGCGGCATGCTCACCCTGCCCAATGCGCGCCACCTGCGCGAACTGGCCACCCGGTTGCCGCTGAGCGACCTGGTGCTCGAGACCGACGCCCCCGACATGAGCGGCGCCGCCCACCGCTATCAGCGCAACAGCCCGCAATGGCTGCCGGAGGTCCTGGACGTGCTGGCCGAACTGCGCCCCGAGACCCGCGAGGCCATCGCGCGGCAGACCAGCGCCAACGCCCTGGCGGTCCTCGCCGCCGGCCGGGTCGGCGCCTGA
- a CDS encoding Re/Si-specific NAD(P)(+) transhydrogenase subunit alpha, whose amino-acid sequence MKLGIPKETLTGEARVAITPEVAKSLIGKGFEVCVERGAGEGAHYHDDTYAEAGVTLVDRAEALACDIVAKVRRPTVEDAAQMREGAVFIGMLETCGEDEVASTLRARDIAVLALERIPRISRAQSMDVLSSQANIGGYRAVIEAAARYERFMPMMMTAAGSAKPARVVVLGVGVAGLQAIATARRLGAEVYAYDIRPETREQIESLGAKPIDLDIGEEGSGEGGYAKELSDEAKARQQQLLADELARAHIIITTAQIPCRPAPQLVAPEVVERMREGSVIVDMAAGSGGNCPLSRPDEIVTEHGVIIVGHTNYPSMMATDASAFFARNIANLLGIMVDKGEDGSLSLKDLDEDEITAAAQFKPQTSE is encoded by the coding sequence ATGAAACTCGGGATACCCAAAGAAACATTGACTGGAGAGGCGCGCGTCGCCATCACCCCGGAAGTCGCCAAGTCGCTCATCGGCAAGGGCTTTGAAGTCTGTGTCGAACGCGGTGCCGGCGAAGGCGCGCACTATCACGACGACACCTATGCCGAGGCCGGCGTCACGCTGGTCGATCGCGCCGAGGCGCTGGCCTGCGACATTGTCGCCAAGGTCCGCCGACCGACGGTCGAGGATGCGGCACAGATGCGCGAGGGCGCGGTGTTCATCGGCATGCTCGAGACCTGCGGGGAGGACGAGGTGGCCTCCACATTGCGCGCCCGTGACATCGCCGTGCTGGCACTCGAGCGCATCCCGCGCATCTCGCGCGCGCAGTCGATGGACGTGCTCTCCTCGCAGGCCAACATCGGTGGCTATCGCGCGGTCATCGAGGCGGCCGCGCGCTACGAGCGCTTCATGCCCATGATGATGACCGCCGCGGGCTCGGCCAAGCCGGCGCGCGTGGTGGTGCTGGGTGTCGGCGTGGCCGGCCTGCAGGCGATCGCCACCGCGCGGCGCCTGGGGGCCGAGGTCTATGCCTATGACATCCGCCCCGAGACGCGCGAGCAGATCGAGTCGCTGGGCGCCAAACCCATCGACCTGGACATCGGCGAAGAGGGCAGCGGCGAGGGCGGCTACGCCAAGGAGCTGTCCGACGAGGCCAAGGCGCGCCAGCAGCAGTTGCTGGCCGATGAACTGGCCCGTGCCCACATCATCATCACCACCGCGCAGATCCCCTGCCGTCCCGCGCCGCAGCTGGTGGCGCCCGAGGTGGTCGAGCGCATGCGCGAAGGCTCGGTGATCGTGGACATGGCCGCCGGTTCCGGCGGTAACTGCCCGCTGTCCAGACCCGACGAGATCGTCACCGAGCACGGGGTGATCATCGTCGGCCATACCAATTACCCCTCGATGATGGCGACCGATGCCAGCGCGTTTTTCGCGCGCAACATCGCCAACCTGCTGGGCATCATGGTGGACAAGGGCGAGGACGGCTCGCTGAGCCTCAAGGACCTCGACGAGGACGAGATCACCGCCGCCGCTCAGTTCAAGCCGCAAACGAGCGAATGA
- a CDS encoding MFS transporter, producing the protein MQAATRHYAVITAGYWGFTLTDGAIRMLVVLYFHQLGYSPFEVAMLFLFYEFFGVVTNLVGGWLGARIGLNLTMHIGMALQIVALLMLTAPDAWLSVPWVMAAQALSGIAKDLNKMSAKASVKAITAWLLPAGVGRMRSKPRFTQVFSRVAAVNWLSAARFLLFGARDVWFVVALPVFLYDRLGWDFWQVGSFLALWVIGYGLVQATTPGLLRGRRRLPGGRTALYWVATLALVPTGMALALDQGLPPHVVLIGGLTLFGLVFAVNSAVHSYLILAYSEQDDVALRVGFYYMANAGGRLAGTVLSGLIYQQQGIEGCLWWSAGMLAGAALLSLPLPQPASPTPRHPAGAPMSDNSQITER; encoded by the coding sequence ATGCAAGCCGCCACACGCCACTACGCGGTGATCACCGCCGGCTACTGGGGCTTCACCCTCACCGACGGCGCCATCCGCATGCTGGTGGTGTTGTATTTCCACCAGCTGGGCTATTCGCCCTTCGAGGTGGCCATGCTGTTCCTCTTCTACGAGTTCTTCGGCGTGGTCACCAACCTGGTAGGCGGCTGGCTGGGTGCGCGCATCGGGCTCAACCTGACCATGCACATCGGCATGGCCCTGCAGATAGTGGCATTGCTGATGCTGACCGCGCCCGATGCCTGGTTGAGCGTGCCCTGGGTGATGGCGGCACAGGCGCTCTCGGGCATCGCCAAGGATCTCAACAAGATGTCGGCCAAGGCCTCGGTCAAGGCCATCACCGCCTGGCTGCTGCCCGCCGGTGTCGGACGCATGCGCTCGAAACCCCGGTTCACCCAGGTCTTCTCCCGGGTGGCGGCCGTCAACTGGTTGTCGGCCGCGCGCTTCCTGCTGTTCGGCGCGCGTGACGTGTGGTTCGTGGTGGCCCTCCCGGTGTTTCTCTACGACCGCCTGGGCTGGGACTTCTGGCAGGTGGGCAGTTTCCTCGCCCTGTGGGTAATCGGCTACGGGCTGGTACAAGCCACCACTCCCGGGCTGCTGCGCGGACGCCGGCGCCTGCCCGGCGGGCGCACTGCCCTTTACTGGGTTGCGACCCTGGCCCTGGTGCCGACCGGCATGGCGCTGGCACTCGACCAGGGCCTGCCCCCCCACGTGGTGCTGATCGGCGGCCTGACATTGTTCGGCCTGGTCTTCGCGGTCAATTCCGCGGTCCATTCCTACCTGATACTCGCTTATTCCGAGCAGGACGACGTGGCCCTGCGCGTCGGCTTCTATTACATGGCCAATGCCGGCGGGCGCCTGGCCGGCACCGTGCTCTCGGGGCTGATCTACCAGCAACAAGGCATCGAAGGCTGCCTGTGGTGGTCGGCCGGCATGCTGGCAGGTGCCGCCCTGTTGTCCCTCCCCCTGCCCCAACCGGCCTCGCCGACCCCCCGGCACCCCGCTGGCGCCCCAATGTCGGATAATAGCCAGATCACAGAGAGGTAG
- the ispF gene encoding 2-C-methyl-D-erythritol 2,4-cyclodiphosphate synthase, with product MRIGHGFDAHRFCEGDAVVIGGVQIPHDRGMAAHSDGDVLIHAICDALLGALGEGDIGRHFPDTDPAYRGIDSTLLLREVMARVHAAGYRLGNLDATVIAQAPRLSPHIEAMRARLAEVMAATPAQINIKATTTEKMGHTGRGEGIDAHAVVLLLSAHA from the coding sequence ATGCGCATAGGACACGGTTTCGATGCCCATCGTTTCTGCGAGGGCGATGCGGTGGTGATCGGCGGTGTGCAGATCCCGCACGACCGCGGCATGGCCGCGCATTCCGATGGCGACGTGCTGATCCATGCCATCTGCGATGCCCTGCTCGGGGCGCTGGGCGAGGGCGACATTGGCCGGCACTTTCCCGATACCGATCCCGCCTACCGCGGCATCGACAGCACCCTGCTGTTGCGCGAGGTGATGGCACGGGTACACGCGGCCGGCTACCGGCTGGGCAACCTGGATGCCACGGTGATCGCGCAGGCGCCGCGCCTGTCGCCGCACATCGAGGCCATGCGCGCACGCCTGGCCGAGGTGATGGCGGCCACGCCCGCGCAGATCAACATCAAGGCCACCACCACCGAGAAGATGGGGCACACCGGGCGTGGCGAGGGCATTGACGCGCACGCGGTGGTGTTGCTGTTGTCGGCCCATGCCTGA